Genomic DNA from uncultured Desulfuromusa sp.:
GCAGTAACAGGTCAACGGCCATACACCCCTCCCTCATCATCTATCCGGCTGCTGACGGCCTCATCAGCGGTGGAGCTCCTAATGCAGAGGGCCAGGTTCAAACCCTGGCTGATCCAGCAACCGGCTTCTTTCAACCAGCGATTGCCTTCCAGGAGATAAGCTCCCAGCAACCACAAAACACAAAATGCAAAAACAAGGATCATTTGATAATCTCCGTATTGATATTCAGATCTAACATTGGCAAATGTTTCTCTTCTTCCACCGGAGGGGAGTGAACCACATTGCTGCAAACACTCTTATCAAGCCCCAGATAGGATTTGACACAAAACCAATGATCAGCTATATCAGCCAGTCCTGGGATGATTATGGTCAGGACATTCCCGGCATCGATCGTCCAACTTGATGTCATCTGCGCATTGAGACTGACCAGTACCAAGTACCCGCTCACTGCCGGGGTCGGGCTCGGATCCCAGCTCAGAGTTACATCTTTGGCAATAGCTCTCTGAGAGATAAGCAAAACAGCAACGAGGCTCACAATCCCGAATAAACGTCTTATCCATGCCAACACCCGACTCAGTAGACCGTTGCTGTTACTTCCAGAGTCAGAGTCGGCAGGGTAAAATTTCCGCTGTAAAAATTGATTCTGTCCGACTCAACTTCCGGAAGGCCTTCGCGGTAATAGGTCAGTTCCAGGGTATGTTCTCCGGAATAATCTGCATCGACAAGATAATCGAAGTTGACCGTATCGATCTGTGGCATAACCCGTTCATCATTGTCGTAAAGAGCAAATTTGATTCCGGTTAAATCGTCAGCAGTATCAATCTGAATATGAAATCCCTTCATCGCTTATCTCCTTATGGGTTCTCTGTTGCGGTGATAACAATATTCGGAGCGGAATAATTGGCCGTGGCCACGCTACCGTCGTTGGTGAACACAGCACGGGCATAAAACTGCAAGGTTTGGTCTGTGGCTGAAACATCCATATCTGCCGGGCTGAGACTTTCAACCCAGGTGACACCATCACTGGACAATTCCCAATCAATGCCGGCCTCTTCGCTTTCCAGAGCCAGGCCGATATCGGAATAGCTGCCGATTGTTCCGGTGTCATTTTCAGCTACAAGGAAAATATCGGTTTCAACTTCAACAGCAATCGTAGCTGGGACCCCACTGCCATCGAGAGTCACGGCAACGCTGATCGGATCGGACCCGTCGCCATCGCTATAAAAGTCATAGGGTTCGGTATTGTTTTTCGCAAGTTCCAGGGACATGATGTCCTCCTTTCGTTTACCAGGTTATTAATTCAAGTGCCGCAACGGCATCATCAATGGTTCCACCCGCGGGAATTTCAACGGCTTCAATTTGGGCCTTCAATATCCGCGATTTAACATGCTGAGTATTGACATGCCGAGTCACAGCAGCCCCCAGGGCGATCAATCCGGCTGCATCCATAGGAACATCGCTGTCATCGGCTGTGGTCCAGGTGAAATCTTCCGACAGAGGAATCCCTGCGTTGACATTGGCAACGGCACCGGTCAGATAACCTCGGCTGACATCGTCAGTATCCCAGTCATACCCGGCATGATTCACACCGCCACTGATCGCGGCATTACGGGCTCTCGTAATGCGTTTGCGCTGATCCGATTTTGCACCCAAGAGAAGAGTGCTGTCAGGCTCAACATACTCCGACGCAATACGCGTTTCAGGATCAATCCGTAGCCGTACGGAGATGTGCTGCTGATGTTGTTCCTCCGTTATTTCAACAGCGTCGGCAAGCAACCCGTCTGGGTCAGGAACATATTCGCCATCGACGAGAATAAACAGATCCGGGTACAGAGAGGGGTCATAACACCCTTTTGTATTCGGCCCGGCTGCATTGCTAAATAAAACCCACATGATTACCTCTCTAATTTCCTATTCCGTAAACCTTAACGGTGACAGTGCCCATATCGGCATCACGATCGAGCGTAAATGTGTTTTCTGTCGAACTAATGACTTCAATTGCATCGTTCGATGTGATGTTGGTATCTCCTAAAATATTAACCCACCCACCAATGCAGACCCTTGGAAATGTGACGGGCCAGTTGAAACTTTGCGCGACGTCTGATGTTGACTGCACTTCGGCCCACTGCAATATCAGCCCCGGGCTTTCTTCCGGTGTTCTCGCAGGGAATTGCTGGTGTCCGCTGGGGCCAATGGAATTAGCAAAACGGCTGGCAAGAGCATCAACCTTGGCTTGCGCCCCGGCGGGTGTCTCCTTCGTAGCTATCAGATTTGTGATTGTTGTGGCAAAGCTAGGATCGTCACCTAATGCCGCTGCCAATTCGTTAAGCGTATCAAGGGTTGATGGTGGAGCATTCATCAGCGCATTGATGGCATTGTTAACGGTATCAAGCCTGGCGATATCATCAGCAGCCGAAGGGGCCGCGACCTTGGCCCGACCGGAACTGTCCCTCAATATCAACCGGCTGGCTGTAGCGGCGCTAGTCGCGCTGTGAGGTGCGGATAGTTCCGCATGGGCGCTGTCGGCATTAGCCCTGGTCGTTGCTTCTGCATCAACTTGAGCTTTTTGAGCAATGTCATCAGCGGCAGAAGGGGCCGCAACTTTGGCCCGACCGGAACTGTCCCTCAACATC
This window encodes:
- a CDS encoding DUF4376 domain-containing protein, whose amino-acid sequence is MWVLFSNAAGPNTKGCYDPSLYPDLFILVDGEYVPDPDGLLADAVEITEEQHQQHISVRLRIDPETRIASEYVEPDSTLLLGAKSDQRKRITRARNAAISGGVNHAGYDWDTDDVSRGYLTGAVANVNAGIPLSEDFTWTTADDSDVPMDAAGLIALGAAVTRHVNTQHVKSRILKAQIEAVEIPAGGTIDDAVAALELITW
- a CDS encoding phage tail protein, with product MAFTILTDNGLAAFAAAQVAETFVDLTQLAVGDGNGADINPVSTMTALVNETWRGGLNRIYVSDTNANWLVIEALIPVDVGGWDIREVGVFAADGTMIGVGSYPLTTKPAAGSGSEKDLYVRMILEVTNAASVTQQIDPTLVYLTQWHLDEHADRTDDPHNTLVPHLAAVDPHPQYETPTEAQAKVNSEATIRANADSSHAALTAPHSATSAATASRLMLRDSSGRAKVAAPSAADDIAQKAQVDAEATTRANADSAHAELSAPHSATSAATASRLILRDSSGRAKVAAPSAADDIARLDTVNNAINALMNAPPSTLDTLNELAAALGDDPSFATTITNLIATKETPAGAQAKVDALASRFANSIGPSGHQQFPARTPEESPGLILQWAEVQSTSDVAQSFNWPVTFPRVCIGGWVNILGDTNITSNDAIEVISSTENTFTLDRDADMGTVTVKVYGIGN